Proteins encoded in a region of the Micromonas commoda chromosome 10, complete sequence genome:
- the PETJ gene encoding cytochrome c553, chloroplast precursor (ChloroP and targeT predict 71aa cTP.), with translation MISLAPTTKPTARPGPWRSDRHGPVVAAGRVASEAPRTRRTRGASPVAVQSAARPLASPSTAAAILAIALNASAVQPSFASSEELFTRTCAGCHAAGGNVVQAGATLFPADLTRNGVNDADAVYDIIYGGKGKMPGYGEGCAPKGQCTFGARLSDEDVRGLAGYVLERSAAEWK, from the coding sequence ATGATATCCCTCGCGCCCACCACGAAACCCACAGCGCGCCCCGGCCCCTGGCGGTCGGATCGACacggccccgtcgtcgccgctgggCGCGTCGCATCGGAAGCTCCGCGAACCAggcggacccgcggcgcaTCCCCCGTCGCTGTCCAGTCCGCAGCTcgcccgctcgcgtccccatcgaccgccgcggcgatacTCGCGATCGCCCtcaacgcgtccgcggtccAGCCGTCGTTCGCATCGTCCGAGGAGCTGTTCACCAGGACGTGCGCGGGTTGTCACGCGGCGGGTGGCAACGTCGTTCAGGCTGGAGCGACCCTGTTCCCGGCGGACCTGACTCGCAACGGCGTCAACGACGCGGATGCGGTGTACGACATCATCTACGGCGGCAAGGGTAAGATGCCGGGGTACGGCGAGGGATGCGCACCCAAGGGGCAGTGCACGTTCGGGGCCAGGctgagcgacgaggacgtgaGGGGTCTCGCGGGGTACGTCCTcgagcgctccgccgcggaatGGAAATGA
- a CDS encoding predicted protein — translation EVNPTNMMPTPDQRKSGGQRNNLSTHRVASTIPISERNRSMPQHQKDAAATGTWQYPSEQMFFNAIKRKGWTPKEEDMTNVIAIHNAVNERCWAEVLRWESLHAKECDCPKLLKFRGRPRDYSPKARFLNFLGFKLPFDRHDWVVDRCGTDVRYVIDFYNAKSADPRSPIAMHLDTRPALDSVSSAMDRLYV, via the coding sequence GAGGTCAACCCGACCAACAtgatgccgacgccggatCAGCGCAAGTCCGGCGGTCAGAGGAACAACCTCTCCACGCACAGGGTCGCGTCCACCATCCCGATAAGCGAGCGCAACCGGTCGATGCCCCAACACcagaaggacgccgcggccacggGCACGTGGCAGTACCCCAGCGAGCAGATGTTCTTCAACGCCATCAAGCGCAAGGGCTGGACtccgaaggaggaggacatgACCAACGTGATAGCCATACACAACGCGGTGAACGAGAGGTGCTGGGCGGAGGTTCTGCGATGGGAGTCCCTCCACGCGAAGGAATGCGACTGCCCGAAGCTCCTCAAGTTCCGGGGCCGCCCCCGGGACTACTCCCCGAAGGCCAGGTTCCTCAACTTCCTGGGTTTCAAGCTGCCGTTTGACAGGCACGACTGGGTAGTGGACAGGTGCGGAACGGACGTTCGGTACGTCATCGACTTTTACAACGCCAAGAGCGCGGACCCGAGGAGCCCCATTGCCATGCACCTCGACACGAGACCGGCGCTGGACTCggtctcgtcggcgatggaccGGCTGTACGTG
- a CDS encoding hypothetical protein (putative uncharacterized protein): MRSQVSLSAGIAKPYLGGLFSNGGHHFNSPPTRCCPASSSTSRARRSRAARRPRRPQWRSPCRSRSRSRSPRLPPRSRSRRLPSIPGSPSRTRRNTATPVTTSSTSARLSRVRTPRSARSTPSTTAPSAPRSGWRSGTRSARTAPGRAGTKSNGVQVFLIFRDGSVDSPRVV, translated from the exons ATGCGGAGCCAAGTCTCGTTgtccgcgggcatcgcgaaACCGTATCTTGGAGGTCTGTTTTCCAACGGGGGTCATCACTTCAACAGTCCACCGACGAGATGCTGTCCAGCGTCTTCGAGTACGTCAagggcgcgacgatctcgcgCTGCGAGGAGGCCGAGACGCCCGCAGTGGCG GTCCCCgtgccggagccggagccggagccggagcccgaggctgccgccgagaTCAAG ATCGAGACGGCTCCCTTCGATCCCAGGTTCCCCCAGCAGAACCAGGCGAAACACTGCTACACCCGTTACAACGAGTTCCACAA GTGCAAGGCTCAGCAGGgtgaggacgccgaggagtgCGAGAAGTACGCCAAGTACTACCGCTCCCTCTGCCCCACGGAGTGGGTGGAGAAGTGgaacgaggagcgcgagaaCGGCACCTGGCCGGGCAGGTACTAAATCAAACGGTGTACAAGTGTTCTTGATTTTCCGCGATGGCTCGGTTGACTCGCCGCGCGTAGTGTGA
- a CDS encoding hypothetical protein (This model contains a clathrin adaptor complex small chain, which is a member of the SNARE-like superfamily clan. putative protein), whose amino-acid sequence MIKAFLVVNNHAMVRLCRFYEQLPTEKQTELCQTVYKIVTARPDHLCSFVDDEKTFGPDTKLVYRHFATLYFCILSDRSESELAMMDLIQVYVETLDRVFENVCELDLIFNSPKAYTVLDETIVGGLVLEINSQKILNVYDELMKLEKAHSSMLDNMPNIYTGSK is encoded by the coding sequence ATGATCAAGGCGTTCCTCGTGGTGAACAACCACGCGATGGTCAGGTTGTGCAGGTTCTATGAGCAGCTGCCCACGGAGAAGCAGACGGAGCTGTGCCAGACAGTGTACAAgatcgtcaccgcgcgccccgaccaCCTATGCTCGTTCGTGGATGACGAGAAGACCTTCGGGCCCGACACCAAGCTGGTGTACCGCCACTTCGCCACGCTTTACTTCTGCATCCTGAGCGACAGGAGCGAGTCCGAGCTGGCGATGATGGACCTTATCCAGGTGTACGTTGAGACCCTAGACCGCGTGTTCGAGAACGTGTGCGAGCTGGACCTGATCTTCAACTCGCCCAAGGCGTACACGGTGCTGGACGAGACAATCGTGGGCGGGTTGGTGCTGGAGATTAACAGTCAGAAGATCTTGAACGTGTACGACGAGCTGATGAAGTTGGAGAAGGCGCACTCGTCGATGCTGGACAACATGCCCAACATATACACGGGGAGCAAGTGA
- a CDS encoding hypothetical protein (putative uncharacterized protein) has product MEAGVDPFTLLERPLESFKQKGLTDDLVKMAHATHLKTRAAKIDALLKDRAKLPIGFKPNKKKDFAVATKPKKGESAVEAAMKLLGDEKGVEKIKEAAAKVEKQRLKMEADRKRYEALEDQIQREYNAKMAAVNARAAAVKDEMARKEQQRLDDQIAKGKAQAKAADKFEVDERKHALQKLEEEMAELEVQRKAALREKRKEEKREREREQAELERRAKMALLAAKKEQAIEHLRLEVEERAQRLEEFQSELTSLRAERLKMSRDGPNLPDRIKANLERQQAVQERHKEELIMMRMAKDAHAAAGRVTADNSEKRAEQERISAEKRARVQALVEAKTRSKMEKIEAHKARQEAYAVKLEKDRKKEAARKKVEEQLKVAERMERVQNVKRKKEVYLARLRDQTAEKMGRGSLFSGTKKAMAKERYDSNCDRALKESVAKFEASETLRVATRERWLAAEMDKKRLNDAIGKKQTAQKPKPKPAPSPAPASYKPTPPASVTASQQVSQPASRTVSQAPSEGSMASYAAAKKLEEAPAPTAPISSDDPTPPMEPSSGEEFTRSFETEELEPPVVPSAEPEGERTRDTMDSIDDSLEVIHL; this is encoded by the coding sequence ATGGAAGCGGGCGTCGACCCCTTCACGCTGCTCGAGCGACCGCTGGAGTCGTTCAAGCAGAAGGGGCTGACCGACGACCTGGTCAAGATGGCGCATGCGACGCACCTCaagacccgcgccgccaagATCGACGCCCTGCTCAAGGACCGCGCGAAGCTCCCCATAGGGTTCAAGCCCAACAAGAAGAAGGAtttcgccgtcgcgaccaAGCCGAAGAAGGGCGAGTCCGCagtggaggcggcgatgaagctTCTCGGTGACGAGAAGGGCGTCGAGAAGAtcaaggaggctgccgccaagGTGGAGAAGCAACGGCTCAAGATGGAGGCTGACCGCAAGAGGTACGAGGCCCTCGAGGATCAGATTCAAAGAGAGTACAACGCAAAGATGGCCGCCgtcaacgcgcgcgccgccgccgtgaagGACGAGATGGCCAGGAAGGAACAGCAGAGGCTCGACGACCAGATCGCCAAGGGCAAGGCCCAGGCAAAAGCTGCGGACAAGTtcgaggtcgacgagcgcAAGCACGCGCTGcagaagctcgaggaggagatggccgagctcgaggtgcAGCGTAAGGCGGCTCTGCGGGAGAAGCGCAAGGAGGAGAAACGGGAGagggagcgcgagcaggcTGAACtggagcgacgcgcgaagaTGGCGTTGCTCGCTGCGAAGAAGGAACAGGCCATAGAACACCTCAGGCTGGAGGTTGAGGAGCGCGCGCAACGCCTCGAGGAGTTCCAGTCAGAGCTCACCAGTCTCAGGGCTGAGCGACTGAAGATGTCCAGGGACGGGCCCAACCTTCCCGACCGCATCAAGGCTAATCTCGAGCGTCAACAGGCTGTGCAGGAGCGTCACAAGGAGGAGCTCATCATGATGAGGATGGCGaaggacgcgcacgcggcggcgggtcgggtcACCGCGGACAACAGCGAAAAGAGGGCTGAGCAGGAGAGGATATCGGCGGAGAAGCGGGCCCGCGTGCAGGCGCTCGTGGAGGCCAAGACGAGGTCCAAGATGGAGAAGATCGAGGCGCACAAGGCCCGTCAggaggcgtacgcggtgaAGCTCGAGAAGGACAGGAAGAAAGAGGCGGCGCGCAAGAAGGTCGAGGAGCAGCTCAAGGTTGCTGAGCGCATGGAGCGGGTGCAGAACGTGAAGCGAAAGAAGGAAGTGTACCTTGCGAGGCTGAGGGACCAGACCGCCGAGAAGATGGGCCGCGGCTCGCTCTTCAGCGGCACCAAGAAGGCCATGGCCAAGGAGAGGTACGACTCCAACTGCGAccgcgcgctcaaggagTCCGTGGCCAAATTTGAAGCCTCGGAGACCCTGCGGGTGGCCACCAGGGAGCGctggctcgccgcggagatggacaAGAAGAGGCTCAACGACGCCATCGGCAAGAAGCAGACGGCGCAGAAGCCCAAGCCAaaaccggcgccgtcgcccgcgcccgcctcctaCAAGCCCACACCCCCGGCTTCCGTGACGGCCTCCCAACAGGTGTCGCAACCCGCGAGCAGGACGGTTTCTCAGGCTCCCTCGGAGGGGAGCATGGCGAgctacgccgcggcgaagaagctcgaggaggctcccgcgccgacggcgccgatcTCGTCCGATgacccgacgcccccgaTGGAGCCCTCCTCTGGGGAGGAGTTCACGCGCTCGTTCGAGACGGAAGAACTCGAGCCGCCCGTGGTTCCgtccgccgagcccgagggtGAGCGCACGCGCGACACGATGGACTCCATCGACGACAGTTTGGAGGTGATCCACCTTTAA
- a CDS encoding predicted protein, translating into MVVASDTDLVTVLSSAHGRQRRSERLISKRDLQAAVKYGERAPSYTDKGELRWMYTFRGIVYITDETSRHEITSWPLPAFGFDVPLVDITQPMLRAHRAAKRALGNPASWTSHTVAVVDQSGSMRNTDVDGGATRSDAVWITLALTWVDAEIKAGNRTSTDVMSVVSMRNNSEVVVDAEPVDWILFNKLVGLLRESKPTQGGNYLAAIDLAERCLMRNTMGSCATALLFFSDGRPSERMPRVQRSRSCKTTKYTPKDSRDARDKMLASRIGELASRFGRRLTVGSIGFADPSEEFSTLQAMTKACEDYGCQATFHKPSLTAESLQSILSNLSSTLTTTKTELTELGGSKQRTVRNVKRESYSQIKLGETHVNESDWWIYKGPSVTRYKRVEGPRVYRGNRRFPAPKFDKLKAFEHEKAFGIAHHQRAFGEGAERLVYRLREIDRAGKFVGPWLVAKQSRFVEESKDQDVQEFHRTFCATQQIAARIAKTFNRKLEEVPGVKGNTPRIEFLECHVLRLYDRQLGEIGVLTEKMLDHRKYKKWNSNNGYVAGMSKGHDAAGAKSIEGAFASLDLNATVLPENLGAIVEEDEEGEEFTDSDASDEELVPEEDGRDLQCASAMDHRRGVKFSVEDIPQAFSCFSYKYSKRKYLVCDLQGVLDQTRSPPCFELTDPVIHYRSNTFRKNVFGRTDRGQSGMDAFFKTHTCSELCHALGKVWKYKHIDRVPRSLIKPKLENTLGRRTDPFARSSFLDSLRD; encoded by the coding sequence ATGGTCGTCGCGAGTGATACCGACCTCGTGACGGTCTTATCCTCGGCGCACGGTCGACAGCGCCGCAGCGAGCGACTCATCTCCAAGAGGGACTTGCAGGCGGCGGTCAAGTATGGCGAGCGTGCGCCTTCCTATACCGACAAGGGAGAGCTCCGCTGGATGTACACCTTTCGCGGGATAGTCTACATCACGGACGAGACCAGCAGGCACGAGATAACGTCATGGCCGCTCCCAGCGTTTGGATTCGACGTGCCCCTCGTGGATATCACACAGCCGATGCTCCGAGCGCATAGggccgcgaagcgcgcgctcggaAATCCGGCCTCCTGGACGTCGCACACGGTTGCGGTCGTCGATCAGTCGGGATCGATGAGGAACACCGACGTGGATGGAGGCGCCACGAGGTCTGATGCGGTGTGGATCACCCTCGCATTGACGTGGGTGGATGCCGAGATCAAGGCGGGCAACCGAACGAGCACGGACGTCATGTCCGTCGTGAGCATGAGGAACAACAGCGAGGTGGTGGTGGACGCTGAACCCGTGGACTGGATCTTGTTCAACAAGTTGGTCGGCCTCCTGAGGGAGTCGAAGCCGACGCAGGGCGGCAActacctcgccgccatcgatCTCGCGGAGCGATGCCTGATGCGCAACACGATGGGAAGCTGCGCCACGGCGCTGCTGTTCTTCTCCGACGGAAGGCCGAGCGAACGCATGCCTCGCGTTCAGCGGAGCCGCAGTTGCAAGACGACTAAGTACACACCAAAGGACAGTCGCGATGCGCGGGATAAGATGTTGGCATCCCGCATCGGTGAGCTGGCGAGTCGCTTCGGACGGAGACTCACCGTGGGCAGCATAGGATTCGCAGACCCTTCCGAGGAGTTCTCTACGCTGCAGGCGATGACGAAGGCTTGCGAAGATTACGGTTGCCAGGCCACTTTCCACAAACCTAGTCTCACTGCGGAGTCTCTTCAGAGCATCTTGTCAAACTTATCGTCGACCctcacgacgacgaagacggaACTCACGGAATTGGGTGGCTCAAAGCAACGCACCGTTCGTAATGTGAAGCGAGAATCATATTCGCAGATAAAACTTGGGGAGACGCATGTGAATGAATCCGATTGGTGGATCTACAAGGGTCCATCCGTCACCAGATATAAACGGGTAGAAGGGCCAAGGGTGTACCGTGGCAACAGAAGATTCCCAGCTCCGAAATTTGACAAATTGAAAGCATTCGAGCATGAGAAAGCATTTGGCATAGCCCACCATCAGAGGGCGTTCGGCGAGGGAGCTGAGAGGTTGGTTTACAGGCTTCGCGAGATTGACAGAGCGGGGAAATTTGTGGGGCCGTGGTTGGTTGCTAAGCAGAGCAGATTTGTCGAGGAATCAAAAGATCAGGACGTCCAAGAGTTCCACAGAACGTTCTGCGCGACGCAGCAGATCGCCGCTCGCATCGCGAAGACTTTCAACAGGAAACTTGAAGAGGTTCCGGGAGTGAAGGGAAACACGCCACGCATCGAGTTCTTGGAGTGTCACGTTTTACGTTTATACGACCGTCAATTGGGCGAAATCGGCGTTCTGACGGAGAAGATGCTGGACCACAGGAAGTACAAGAAGTGGAACTCGAACAACGGATACGTAGCGGGCATGAGCAAGGGACACGATGCCGCTGGGGCGAAATCGATTGAAGGCGCTTTCGCTTCGCTGGATTTGAACGCAACTGTTCTACCGGAAAATCTCGGCGCCATCgtggaggaggatgaggagggcGAAGAATTCACCGACTCGGATgcgagcgacgaggaacTCGTTCCGGAAGAAGATGGTCGGGACCTGCAGTGTgcgagcgcgatggaccatcgccgcggcgtcaaATTTTCTGTCGAAGATATTCCCCAGGCTTTCTCGTGCTTTTCGTACAAGTACTCAAAGAGAAAGTACCTGGTTTGCGACTTACAGGGTGTCCTGGATCAGACGAGATCACCGCCTTGTTTCGAGCTGACTGATCCAGTGATACACTACAGGAGCAACACGTTCAGGAAGAACGTGTTTGGACGCACGGACCGAGGACAGTCGGGAATGGATGCCTTTTTCAAGACTCATACGTGCAGCGAACTCTGCCACGCGTTGGGTAAAGTTTGGAAGTACAAACACATCGACAGAGTGCCCCGCAGTCTCATCAAGCCTAAGCTCGAGAACACGCTGGGGAGGAGAACGGATCCCTTCGCGCGGAGTTCCTTCCTAGACTCACTCCGCGACTGA